CCCGGAATTCTGCAGACGATGCACCAGGAGACCGAACCCCCGCCGGCCTGGGCGAATCGCCCGATCCGCATCGCGCCCGAGATTGAGGCGGTCCGCCGTGTTCTCGATGCGGCGCTCGCGGGAGAGGAATGACAATTCTGTAGCGCCGCCGCAACACGTACCTGCTCAGACGGCGCAACACCGCAACAACCTGCGGTGAATCGTGGTGGCTCCAGAGCAACATGTGTTGCATAAGACTCGCTCAGCCAATGGTTTGTGCGCTGGTCCCCGGATCTGGCCCCGGCCTTGCAAATGAGGAGGGGCGAGGCGCCATCCCGGTGCCGAGACCCGAGGTCTATATGCGGTTGTCCACATACGCTCGTTTCCTCGCCCTGACGGCGTTGCTCGTCCCCATGACCCCCCAAGGGGCTTCCGGGCAGCTGCCGGCGAACTTCGGCACCACGACGCCGTTGATCGCGACGGGCGATCCGCTGACGTTCTCGTACTACGGCTGGGAGAACACGACGGTCTACGGTCACACCCTCTGGGCCATGACGGTTGCCGACTACAGCAACAACCTGGGCAGCAACTGTTACGCGTGGGCTGGCGGCGGCAGCTGCACCGGCACGGCGATGTTCACCAAGAACTACGGCGTGGCGACCAATCCATACCTCGTGCAGCCGAACCCCGCCCCGCCGTTGACCTACAACCTCACGTGGCTGGCGGGCAGCGAGCTGGTGCTGGCGCTGCAAGTCAACATGAACAACAACTGGATGTGGTTCTTCTCCGGCGCCGCCTCGCGCAATGCGGATGGTCTCGGCCACGTCGGCTACTTCGGCACCGCCGGGGTCGCGGGCAACCAGGGCGTCGGGGTGATCCCCGGCACCCAGGGCCTGTATGCGTTCGGCTTCGAGGACGTCTACTACAACAACAGCGACTGGGACTTCGACAACGCGATCTTCGCGGTCAACGGCGACGGCATTTCCCCGCCGACCGATGTCGTCCCGGAACCGGCGACGATGACGTTGATCGGGTCCGGCCTGATCGGCCTCGCGGCAGCCCGCAAGCGGCGCCGGATTGCTCCGGATGTCTGATGCACGTGCAGGCGTTCGCGCCGGCACCCAGGCACTCTTGACGAGGCCGGCCATGCAGGCCGGCCTCGTTGCCTTCGTGGCCGGCGTCCTCGCGCAAGTCGTCGCCCATCAACGGCATCTCGTCTTCGCCTTCTGGGATGCGCAGGCACACCTCGACATCGCGCGTCGGGTGGTCGACTCGGTCACCCCGGGCGTGCAGATGCTGGGGACGGTGTGGTTGCCTGTACCGCATCTCCTGCTGTTGCCCTTCACGCTCGTCGACGCCTGGTGGTGGAATGGCCTCGCCGGGGGTCTGGTGGGCCTCGCAGCATTCGTGGTGATCGCCGCCTCGATCCACGACCTGCTGGTTCGTCGGACCGGCGATCCGCGCCTCGCGTGGGTTGGTACCGTGATGGTCGTCGCCAATCCGTCGTTGCTGTACCTGCAGACCACCGCGATGACGGAACCGCTACTCCTCGCCTTCCTCACCGCCTCGGTCGCGGCGCTGGATCGCTGGGCCGATCCTGACCACCCGGGGGGTTCGCTCGGGCTCGCGGGGTGGTGCGCGGCGCTTGCCGTCGGGACACGGTACGATGGCTGGTTCTACGTGATGCTGGCGACCCCGGTCGTCGCGTGGCTGGCCCATCGGCGAGGCGAGGGGTGGTTCCGGGCCGCGTGGCGCTTCGGCTGGCCAAGTGCGGCGATGGTGGCGATCTGGCTCGGCTACAACGCGGCCTACTTCGGCGACCCGCTGGCCTTCCAGCGCGGCGCCTGGTCCGCCCAGAGCCAACAGGCGGCGCTCGCGGCGCAGGGGTTGTTGCCCACCAAGGGCCACCTCGGCGTGGCGACGAACACCTACCTCGGCGCGGTCGGTCTCTCCTCCGGGATGGTGCTCGGCGCTCTCGGACTGCTCGGGTTGCTCGTCCTGCTCCGCCACCCACGCCGCTTTGCGGGCGCCCTGCTGCTCTACGCGGCGCTGCCGTTCAACATCCTGGCGCTGGTGGGCGGGCAGAGCGCGCTCTCCCTGCCGTGGTCCGATCCGCCGGGGTTGGCCAATCTCCGGTATGGCTTGATGCTCCTCCCTGCCCTCGCCGCCGGGATCGTCCTTGCCGCCCGCTCTCTGATGCAGCGCGGGCCGGGCTGGCATCGGGGCACGCTCCTCGCTCTTGGAGTGGTCGTCCTGGCCCAGGGTGGGCTCTGGACCCTTGCGGGGACGCGCCAGATTGGCGCCCTGCGCGAGGGCCTCGCGATCCGCGACGGTGATCCACGGCAGCAGGCCGCCTCGGATTGGCTCGCGGCGCAGTACGATCGGGGCCGCGTCCTCGTCGACCCGGCGGTGAACATCTCGCCACGCAGCCGGATCGCGCTGCGCGACCGGATCTACAGCTGGACGTGGCAACTGGGGCCAGCCGCCTTGGCGGCACCCGATCAGGAGGTCGACTGGGTCATCGTCGACCGCCGTGCCCGACCGAACGTGGTGGCGGATGCCATCACCAACCGCCCGGCCTTTGCGGAGCGATTTGATCGCCGGTTCGAGCAGGATGGACTGGAAATCTGGCGGCGCCGATAGTGCCGCATGACGGAATGGAGGAAGCCGTGACGCACACACGATGGAGTTTGCTCGGCCTGTCCCGCCTGGCGCTGCTGACGGCGACGATGTCGATCGTCGCTTGCGGCACGGGCCGCAAGGAACCCGAGCCCGAAGGCGCGAAGGCGCCGACACCGGCCGCCACCGATTCCCTCGCGGGCACGGCGGCCGCGAGCGCCGGCGGCGGAGTCGCCACGGCCTCCAGCGAGACGCGCCCGACGGTGCTGCCACATGACAGTGCCTGGACGGCAGCGGCCACCACGCCCTTCGGATTGCGACTCGAGGCCATCGGCTACCCCAGTGGCATCACGCTCCTTGGCTCGCTCGACGAAGCCGCGCTCACCATCCCCGTCAATCCCGGACTCGCGCCGACGTCACTCACGCTCACGGTGATTCCGACGCCGGGGATGCCCGCCGCGACCCTGATCCTGCAGCAACGCGATCGCATTCTGGCCCAGCGCGCGCTTTCCGACACGACGACCTCGATCACCTTCCCGCTGACCGGCGTCACCGTGGTCGACGGCCGGGCGAGCCTCTCGCTCGCGCTGGCCGTGCCCGGGCGTGATGTCTGCGAAGCCCAGCGCTACTACCGCACCGTGTTGACGGGCGAGAGCCGCGTGGCCTTCGCCGGTGTCCCGACGGCGCCGGGCGGCATCAACGGCTTCTTCGCCCCGTGGGTCGATACCGTCACCTTCTACCTCGCCGAACAGCCCTCGCTCGACGCGGCCCAGGCCGCGCTCGATGCATCGGCCTTCGTCGCGCGACGCTATCGCGGCATGGCCACCCGCTTCGTGATCAAGCCGCTGCCGGCCGACGGCACGCCGATCACCGAACCGGGCCCGTTCTCGCGCGCCCTGGTCTGGTCGGCGGCGGGCACCACGGCGTTGGTGCAGGAGAACGGCACCCACGGCACCATGCTCGCACTCTCCGCACGCCGCGACGCCCGGCAGTTGTTCACCCTTGCCGACGGCGATGCGCTGGTGGCGGCCAACGGCTTCCGCGGGACGACCGTCTCGCTGGACCACAACACGCCCATTGGTGGGGCCGGCAGCCTGACCTTCGCCGACCTGGGCTTCGCGAGCCGCACCCTCGAGGGCAGCTCGCTGCTCATCGGCGCCTATCCGTTCGCCCTCGCGGACCTCGGCGGCGGCACGATGCCGACGTCGTTCCGCCTTGTCGCTCGCCACTCGGTGCTCCCGCCGAACGGCAACGGCTCGGTGCGCATTCACCTGAACGGGAGCCTGATCCAGTCCCGCGCCCTCGACCGCGCGGCGCTTGATGTCACGGTGCCGTTGCCGACCTATCTGCTGCGTCGTGACAACGTGCTCGAAGTGCGCTTCCAGGTCACCCTTGGCGACGGCGCCTGCGTCCTCGGCGGGTCGGTCTTCACGGCCACCATCGACGAGGCGTCTGCGTTCGTCACCGAACGCGGCGCACCACTCGCGCCGGGCTTCGCTCGCTTCCCGTCGTCGTTCGTCCCGGCGTTCTCGGTCCTGCTCGAGCCGCGCGACCGCTTCCGCGTCGAGTTGGCCGCGGCCACGATCGGCGCGATGCAGCAGACCACGCACACGCCGTTGGCCCCGGCACTCGCACGCGACGCCAAGGAAGCGGTGGGGCCGCTGCTCGCGGTCGGCACCAGCAACCTCGCGGATGTGCTGGTGGCCCCGATTCACTCCGGGGGTTTCCGACTCCGCGACAAGGATGGCCGGCTGTGGGATGAGTTCACGCCGGATGCGCCCTATGCGGCGATGCAGGGCTGGTCGGCGGGAGGCCGGGACATTCTCCTCCTCCACCACACCGGCGACAACGGCATGCCGTTGCAGCAACTGCTGGAGGAGACACTCGCCTCGTACGGCTGGTTCGGGACGCGCGGGGACGTCGTCGTCCGCGGTGTGAACGGGCCGGCGCGGCCGCTGACGCTGGCGAACGCCGGCTGGCGGATCGAACGGCTCCCCGACACCACGTCGAGTTGGCTTGCGCGGTACCGCACCGTGATCCTGGTGGTCTCCGTTCTCGTCGTCCTCGGCCTGCTTTGGTGGCTCTACCCGCGTGTGGTGAGGCGTGAGCTCGACCCGGCTGGGTGATCATCTCGTCCAGCGTGGGCTGATCACCGAGATGCAGCTCGCCGTGGCGCTCCAGCAGCAGGAGCGCACCGGCGAGCGACTCGGCCGTCTGCTCCTGATCCTCGGCAGCATCCGCCGCCTGGATCTGGGGCGCGCCCTCGCCGAGCTCTGGCAACTCCCGTTCATCATGATCACCCCGGAGACGGTGTCGCCGGCGGTGGCGCAGCGCTTCCCGCTCGAGGCGACGCTGAAGTTCCGCGCCGTGCCGATCCGCGACGACGGCACCACGCTCACGGTGGCGGTCGCCGACCAGCCGTCGGCCGACCTGCGCGAGACCCTCGCCGTCGTCTATCCGGGGCGTGTGCTCGACGTGCGGGTCACCACGGAATGGGACATCGACCAGGCGATCGCAATCGCCAACCGCCGCAAGGTGGTCGACACCTCGATCTACGGCCTCTACTTCCGCGACCAGGCGGAGAGCGCCTTCACGGTCTTCACGCTGCCGCAGTACCTGCTCTTCGGCACCGCGCTGATCGCCCTGATGCTCGGGCTCTGGGCCGCGCCGCTGACCACGCTCTTCGCCCTCAACGTCCCGATCACGCTCTTCTTCGTCACGGTGGTGGCGTTCCGCACCGTCGTGGGCGTGAGTGGCGCAGCGGCCGAAACGACGGTGACGATCACCGACGACGAGGTGCAGGCGCTGCGGGATCGCGACCTGCCGTCGTACAGCATCCTGGTGCCGGCCTATCGCGAGGCGGCGGTCATCGGACGCCTGCTCACCTCGCTCAAGGCCCTCGACTATCCCGCCGACAAGCTCGACATCCTGCTGCTGCTCGAGGAGGATGACGCCGATACGCTCGCCGCCGCGAAGGCGGCGTCGCCGGGGGCCAATGTGCGGTTGCTGGTGGTGCCGAGCGGCCAACCGCAGACCAAGCCGAAGGCGTGCAACGTCGGGCTGTTGTTCGCGCAGGGCGAATACCTGGTGATCTACGATGCCGAGGACCAGCCGGAACCGGACCAGCTGAAGAAGGCCGTGCTCGCCTTCCGCCGCGGGCCGAAGGAATTGATCTGCCTGCAGGCCGCGCTGAACTACTACAACTGGAACGAGAACTTCCTCACGCGGATGTTCACGCTCGAGTACTCGTTCTGGTTCGACTACCTGCTGCCGGGGCTCGACAAGTTGCGGATGCCGATCCCGCTGGGCGGCACGAGCAACCATTTCAAGACCCCGGTGCTCCGCGAGCTTGGCGGCTGGGATCCCTTCAACGTCACCGAGGACGCCGACCTCGGCATTCGGGCCGCGATGCACGGCTATCGTGTCGGCATCGTCAATTCGACGACGTACGAAGAAGCGAACAAGCACCTCGGCAACTGGCTCCGGCAGCGCTCGCGCTGGATCAAGGGCTACATGCAGACCGCGCTGGTCTTTTCGCGCGACCCGATCGGCCTGGTGCGCCGCGCCGGGCTGCGGCAGGCGCTGGGCTTCGCGCTGCTGATTGGCGGCACGCCGCTGATCTTTCTCTTCCAGCCGATCTCGATCCTGTTGACGCTGGTGTGGGTGGTGACGCGGACCACCGCGCTCGATCCGCTCTTTCCGCCGGCGATCCTCTATCTCTCGCTCTTCAACCTGCTGCTGGGCAACGCGCTGGCGATCTACATCAACATGTTCGCCGTCTTCAAGCGCCGGCTCCATCCGCTGGTGCTCTTTGCGCTGCTGAATCCGCTCTACTGGATGCTGCACTCGATCGCCTCGTACAAGGCACTCGGCCAGCTCTTCACCCGCCCCTATTACTGGGAGAAGACCACGCATGGTCTCACCAGACACCCCGCCAGCAGCCACTGAGCCGCGCGCGGCCTGGTGGGTCCGGGCGCTGCTGGCCGTGCTGGCCGCAGCCCCGCCCGCGGTTGCGGCGTGGCTGCTGACCGGGGAGGGGTGGCGCAGCGATCCGCACGGCGCCTTCCTGCAGCGGGTGCTCTTCGCGGCCGACCGAGGCCGCCTCGAGTTGCTGGGATTCGAGTATCCGCCCCTGCCCTTTCTGCTGCTGCTGCCATCGCCGACCGATGCGTGGACGATCGTGCTCGGCACCCTCGGCATGGCCGGACTCGCCTGGTGCATCATCGACGAGTGCACTTCCCGGCGCACGCTGCTGCCGTACCTGCTCTTCCTCGCGGTCCTCTGGACACCGCTCGGGCTGCACTTCACCGCCGGCAACTTCAACGAAGGGCTCGGACTCGCGGCGCTCTTCATCGGCTGGCGCCACTATCGGCGCTGGTGGGCGACCCGCAAGACGATTCATGGCCTCTACACGGGACTGTGGCTCGGCCTCGCGTTCTACACCTCGCCGCTCGGCCTCGGCCTCGCGCTGGTGGCCGGTGCCGTGCTGCCCATTCTTTTCCCGCGACTGCAGATCCCGCCGTTCGCGTCGCAGATGGTGCTGCTCGTCTTCCCGGGCTTCGCCGCCACGGTGACGTGGGCCTACCTCTCGTGGATCTTCACCGGACGCGTGGCCTTCCCGTTCACGCCGTGGGAGCGCGCTTCCCCCGACGTGGTGGAAATCCTGCGCTGGACCATTCCCTACCTCGTGGTCTCCGCGATGGCGCTGGCGCGCCCGAAAGCGACCACGGCCGGGATGCTACTGCCCTTCCTCCTGTTGGCGGCCGCGACGACGACCGGCTGGCACTTCTCCCTGGCCTTCGCGGCGATGCTGCTGATGCTGGTGGCGATCGTGGCGTTGCCGCGTGACCTGCCCCGGTGGCAGCGCTGGACACTGGCGGTGATTGGCGGCGCGCAGGCGATTGCCGCGTGGGTCGTGCTGCCGTGGCCGACGCCGACCGATGCCGACCGCCGAGATCGTGCCATCGCGCAGGCACTGGCGGTGGCACCACCACGGAGCATCCTGCTGGATGACCGGTGGGCCGAGGGACTGCTGAAGTGGACGCCCTCGTTTGCGCCGTACCTTACCACGCGCGATACCGGATTCGATATTGCGCTGGCATTGCCAGCCAATGCCGTGCAGTATGTCCTCGTCACGGCCGACGACGATGGGCTGACGCTCGACGCCGATCGTCGCCCGCCGGTGGGCTTCATCGAGGAGTGGAGTTGGAGTGGCTACACGCTGTACCGACGTCCTGCCGCGCCGCGCCTCCCGGTGCGGTTCGATGCCACCATCGTTCCCGAGGCGCGAGGTCCGACCGAATGAACCATCGCCTGTTGATCGCCCTGCTGTTGGCTCCGACCGCGGTGCATGCGCAGTGGACCGTGAAGCCTGGCGGCTGGTTCATGTCACACGGCTTCAATGCGGGCCGCTTTCCGGATCGCTTCTCGGCCGGCCCCGGTGCCACCGAGAATGCCCTCGAGAAGCGCGACTGGGGGATGTACTTCATCTACGGCTGGAAGGAGGGCCTCTCGCTCGGCCTCGGGCAGGGCTATGCCCGGCTCGAGGACAAGCGGAATGGCCAGTCCACCGTCACGACCGGCTTCGGGGCGACCGGCCTCTTCGTGATGAAGCGGCTCGCGCAGGGGAAGGGCGGCATCCTCTCGATCCAGCCTCGAGTCGATATCCCGCTGCTCTACGACACCGAGGCCCGACCGGTGCTCGGGCCCGTGAGCACCGACGCCGAAATCCGGTTGCTTTATGGCAACGGCTTCGGGGCGCTGGGGACGCGCGGCTTCGTGAGCGCCTCGGCGGGTGGGGCGGCCTGGCGCACCGGTGCCGACGAGTTTCGTTATGACCTGACGATCGGCCTCGACGCCGCACCCAGGCTGCTGCTCATGGCGCAGTCGTTCAACGTGGCGGCGTTCCAGGACGGCGGCGTGGCCTACAGCGCCACCAAGGTGGGCGGGTCGGCGGTCTGGAAGGTGTCGAAGGGGGTGGGCATCCAGGCCGGGTACTACGGCGGGATCGCCGGGAAGAACACCGCCCGGGAGCGGACCTTCTCCGTGTCGCTCTGGCTCAACCGGGACGCCCCCTCCGGGGCCGCGGTGCCGGGACCCCGCTAGTTTCCCCCTCCCTCCCCGCGACGCGCGCCCCGCCGTCGCACGGAGGGAGACCCCGGCGTCGGACGTGGCATGGCATTGCTGGCCCTGCAGGACATCACCCTCGCGTTTGGCGCGGCCCCTCTGCTCGATCAGGCCAACCTGGTCATCGAGCGCGGCGAGCGCGTCTGCCTCCTCGGCCGCAACGGCGCCGGGAAGAGCACCGTGATGAAGCTGCTCGACGGCACCATCCGTCCCGACCGCGGCGAACTGGTCCGGCAGACCGGCGTGTCGGTGACCCGGCTCGAGCAGGAAGTCCCCGGCGACGTCGCCGGGACGATGTTCGACATCGTCGCCGATGGCCTCGGTGATGCCGGCCGCCTCCTCGCCAAGTATCAGCACGCCTCGCACCGCGTCGCGACCGACCACAGCGACGCCGCGCTCAACGAGCTCGACCGCCTGCACCACGCCCTCGATGCCGCCAACGCCTGGGAAGTGAAGAGCCGCGTCGAGACGGTGCTCGAGCACCTCGGCCTCGACCCCGAGGCGCCGTTCGCCGCGGCCTCCGGCGGTCGGAAGCGGCAGGCGCTGCTGGCGCGCGCACTGGTCCGCGATCCCGACGTGCTGCTCCTCGACGAACCGACCAACCACCTCGACGTCGAGGCGGTGGAGTGGCTCGAGGAGATCCTGATCGCGCGGAACATCACGCTGGTCTTCGTCACCCACGACCGGACCTTCCTGCGCCGCGTGGCGACACGGATCGTCGACCTCGATCGCGGGCAGTTGATTGATTGGGGCACTGACTACGACACCTACCTCGAACGGAAAGAGGCGGCGCTCGCGAGTCAGGAGAAGGAATGGAGCGAGTTCGACAAGAAGCTCGCCCGCGAGGAAGTGTGGATCCGCACCGGCATCCAGGCGCGGCGGACGCGCAACGAGGGGCGCGTGCGGGCACTCGAAGCGCTGCGCCTGGAGCGCAGCGCTCGCCGGGAGAAGGTCGGCACCGTGCGGCTGCAGGCGCAGGAGGCCGAGCGTTCGGGGCGGCTGGTGATCGAGGCGAAGGGCGTCACCTTCGGCTACGGCGAGCGCACCATCGTGCGCGATCTGACGACCACCATCGCGCGCGGCGATCGGATCGGCCTGATCGGCCCCAACGGTTCGGGCAAGACGACACTCATCCGCCTCCTGCTTGGACAGCTCGAGCCGCAGGAAGGGACGGTCCGCCTCGGCACCAATCTCGAAGTGGCCTACTTCGACCAGCTGCGCGAACAGCTCGACCCCGAGCAGACCGTGGTCAACAGCATCGGCGACGGTACCGAGTTCATCGAGATCAACGGCGCGCGCAAGCACGTGCTCGGCTATCTGCAGGACTTCCTTTTTTCGCCGGAGCGCGCCCGCACGCCGGTGCGCGTGCTCTCCGGTGGTGAGCGCAATCGCCTGCTGCTGGCGCGCCTCTTCACCCGGCGCTTCAACGTGCTGATTCTCGACGAACCGACCAACGACCTCGACATCGAGACGCTGGACCTGCTCGAGGATCTCCTGTCCAACCTGAAGGCGACGCTGCTGGTGGTGAGCCACGATCGTGCCTTCCTCGACAACGTGGTGACCTCCACGCTGGTGATGGAAGGCGGTGGCAAGGTCGGCGAGTATGTCGGCGGCTACAGCGACTGGGCTCGGCAGCGCCAGGCCGTGATTGCGGCGGCCAGCGCAAGCCGGACCGTGAAGGCGACTGCGGCGGCACCAGCGTCGAAGGCCGCCAAGGCGGGCAAGGTGCGTCGGCTCTCCTTCAAGGAGCAGCAGGAGCTTGCCGCACTCCCGGAGCAGATCGACGCCCGCGAGACGGAGAAGTTGCAGCTCTTTGCGACCCTGGCCGACCCGAGCGTGCTCCGCGACGGTGCGGCCGTCGCGACGGCGCGTGCCCGACTCGCCGCGGTCGAACACGCATTGACCCAACTGACCACGCGTTGGGAAGCGCTAGAGACGATTGCCGCGGAATCGGCGGCGGCCGGGCACTGACGAGCGCGGAGCAACTTCGAGCCTCGGAACCGCGTATCTCATTGATTGCATTGGTGTTTAGCCGACTCCCTCACTCGGATATGACTCGTGGCGCTGCCCTTCGCTTCGCATCTGGCCTTGTTGCTGACGACCCTGTTCGGCCCGACCCCGGCGCCGACGATGCAGGCATATCACTTCGCCCATGACGGCGTACTCGGCACCTCGCTCGACCTGACCTTCACCGCCGCGACCCCGGAAGCCGCCGCCCAGGCGGAGCGCGCCGCGCTGGCGGAGATTGAACGCCTGCGGCTGGTCTTGAGCAGCTATGACGCCTCCTCGGAAGTCAGCCGACTGCTGGTGTCTGGCGGGTCAGCGCGGCCCTCTGCCGACCTGACGGCCGTCCTCGACCGGTATGCCTTCTGGAATCAGCAGAGCGGCGGCGCCTATTCGGCCCGCGTCGCGCCACTCTCCGCCTTGTGGCGCGCCGCAGAAGCCGCTGGCCGCCTGCCATCAGCCGATGAGCTGACGACGGTCACCGCGCGGATTGCGACTCCGGCCTGGACCATCGACGCCAATGGCGTGCGGCTGCTGACGGCAGACCGCCTCGACCTCAATTCGCTCGGCAAGGGCTACATCATCGATCACGCGTTGGCCGCCGCGCAGGCCGCCGTGCCGACATTGCT
The DNA window shown above is from Gemmatimonadota bacterium and carries:
- a CDS encoding cellulose biosynthesis cyclic di-GMP-binding regulatory protein BcsB codes for the protein MTHTRWSLLGLSRLALLTATMSIVACGTGRKEPEPEGAKAPTPAATDSLAGTAAASAGGGVATASSETRPTVLPHDSAWTAAATTPFGLRLEAIGYPSGITLLGSLDEAALTIPVNPGLAPTSLTLTVIPTPGMPAATLILQQRDRILAQRALSDTTTSITFPLTGVTVVDGRASLSLALAVPGRDVCEAQRYYRTVLTGESRVAFAGVPTAPGGINGFFAPWVDTVTFYLAEQPSLDAAQAALDASAFVARRYRGMATRFVIKPLPADGTPITEPGPFSRALVWSAAGTTALVQENGTHGTMLALSARRDARQLFTLADGDALVAANGFRGTTVSLDHNTPIGGAGSLTFADLGFASRTLEGSSLLIGAYPFALADLGGGTMPTSFRLVARHSVLPPNGNGSVRIHLNGSLIQSRALDRAALDVTVPLPTYLLRRDNVLEVRFQVTLGDGACVLGGSVFTATIDEASAFVTERGAPLAPGFARFPSSFVPAFSVLLEPRDRFRVELAAATIGAMQQTTHTPLAPALARDAKEAVGPLLAVGTSNLADVLVAPIHSGGFRLRDKDGRLWDEFTPDAPYAAMQGWSAGGRDILLLHHTGDNGMPLQQLLEETLASYGWFGTRGDVVVRGVNGPARPLTLANAGWRIERLPDTTSSWLARYRTVILVVSVLVVLGLLWWLYPRVVRRELDPAG
- a CDS encoding glycosyltransferase; amino-acid sequence: MSSTRLGDHLVQRGLITEMQLAVALQQQERTGERLGRLLLILGSIRRLDLGRALAELWQLPFIMITPETVSPAVAQRFPLEATLKFRAVPIRDDGTTLTVAVADQPSADLRETLAVVYPGRVLDVRVTTEWDIDQAIAIANRRKVVDTSIYGLYFRDQAESAFTVFTLPQYLLFGTALIALMLGLWAAPLTTLFALNVPITLFFVTVVAFRTVVGVSGAAAETTVTITDDEVQALRDRDLPSYSILVPAYREAAVIGRLLTSLKALDYPADKLDILLLLEEDDADTLAAAKAASPGANVRLLVVPSGQPQTKPKACNVGLLFAQGEYLVIYDAEDQPEPDQLKKAVLAFRRGPKELICLQAALNYYNWNENFLTRMFTLEYSFWFDYLLPGLDKLRMPIPLGGTSNHFKTPVLRELGGWDPFNVTEDADLGIRAAMHGYRVGIVNSTTYEEANKHLGNWLRQRSRWIKGYMQTALVFSRDPIGLVRRAGLRQALGFALLIGGTPLIFLFQPISILLTLVWVVTRTTALDPLFPPAILYLSLFNLLLGNALAIYINMFAVFKRRLHPLVLFALLNPLYWMLHSIASYKALGQLFTRPYYWEKTTHGLTRHPASSH
- a CDS encoding ATP-binding cassette domain-containing protein; the protein is MALLALQDITLAFGAAPLLDQANLVIERGERVCLLGRNGAGKSTVMKLLDGTIRPDRGELVRQTGVSVTRLEQEVPGDVAGTMFDIVADGLGDAGRLLAKYQHASHRVATDHSDAALNELDRLHHALDAANAWEVKSRVETVLEHLGLDPEAPFAAASGGRKRQALLARALVRDPDVLLLDEPTNHLDVEAVEWLEEILIARNITLVFVTHDRTFLRRVATRIVDLDRGQLIDWGTDYDTYLERKEAALASQEKEWSEFDKKLAREEVWIRTGIQARRTRNEGRVRALEALRLERSARREKVGTVRLQAQEAERSGRLVIEAKGVTFGYGERTIVRDLTTTIARGDRIGLIGPNGSGKTTLIRLLLGQLEPQEGTVRLGTNLEVAYFDQLREQLDPEQTVVNSIGDGTEFIEINGARKHVLGYLQDFLFSPERARTPVRVLSGGERNRLLLARLFTRRFNVLILDEPTNDLDIETLDLLEDLLSNLKATLLVVSHDRAFLDNVVTSTLVMEGGGKVGEYVGGYSDWARQRQAVIAAASASRTVKATAAAPASKAAKAGKVRRLSFKEQQELAALPEQIDARETEKLQLFATLADPSVLRDGAAVATARARLAAVEHALTQLTTRWEALETIAAESAAAGH
- a CDS encoding PEP-CTERM sorting domain-containing protein codes for the protein MCCIRLAQPMVCALVPGSGPGLANEEGRGAIPVPRPEVYMRLSTYARFLALTALLVPMTPQGASGQLPANFGTTTPLIATGDPLTFSYYGWENTTVYGHTLWAMTVADYSNNLGSNCYAWAGGGSCTGTAMFTKNYGVATNPYLVQPNPAPPLTYNLTWLAGSELVLALQVNMNNNWMWFFSGAASRNADGLGHVGYFGTAGVAGNQGVGVIPGTQGLYAFGFEDVYYNNSDWDFDNAIFAVNGDGISPPTDVVPEPATMTLIGSGLIGLAAARKRRRIAPDV
- a CDS encoding phospholipid carrier-dependent glycosyltransferase translates to MQAGLVAFVAGVLAQVVAHQRHLVFAFWDAQAHLDIARRVVDSVTPGVQMLGTVWLPVPHLLLLPFTLVDAWWWNGLAGGLVGLAAFVVIAASIHDLLVRRTGDPRLAWVGTVMVVANPSLLYLQTTAMTEPLLLAFLTASVAALDRWADPDHPGGSLGLAGWCAALAVGTRYDGWFYVMLATPVVAWLAHRRGEGWFRAAWRFGWPSAAMVAIWLGYNAAYFGDPLAFQRGAWSAQSQQAALAAQGLLPTKGHLGVATNTYLGAVGLSSGMVLGALGLLGLLVLLRHPRRFAGALLLYAALPFNILALVGGQSALSLPWSDPPGLANLRYGLMLLPALAAGIVLAARSLMQRGPGWHRGTLLALGVVVLAQGGLWTLAGTRQIGALREGLAIRDGDPRQQAASDWLAAQYDRGRVLVDPAVNISPRSRIALRDRIYSWTWQLGPAALAAPDQEVDWVIVDRRARPNVVADAITNRPAFAERFDRRFEQDGLEIWRRR